Proteins co-encoded in one Metabacillus sp. KUDC1714 genomic window:
- a CDS encoding carbohydrate ABC transporter permease, with protein MVGSKKNGLLLRYIVAIVLLIIMVFPYLYMVLNSFAAWDQVDKRVIPTEFSLRSYQWLFGGGDVAIPRPWIQAFFNSVIVSAGSTVLMMVTGVMVAYALAKMNFKGRETVNNLILFQMFFPAIILLVPTFLIVQNVGLYDTYWAMIIPKAMSLWAVFMYTNFFRAIPDTFIEAAKLDGASNLQIMFKVVLPMSKSITAVIFLFLFMERWTELLWDMLVVRSDQMLTLNVLLSQMFGPYGGYPGPMYAASVLLTLPIIILFLFFAKKFQEGMQFTLK; from the coding sequence ATGGTTGGGTCTAAAAAAAATGGATTACTCCTACGATATATCGTTGCGATTGTCTTACTAATCATCATGGTGTTTCCATATCTCTATATGGTTCTGAATTCTTTTGCGGCGTGGGATCAGGTTGATAAACGGGTGATTCCGACAGAATTTTCGTTACGTTCCTATCAGTGGCTATTTGGTGGTGGTGATGTCGCCATACCAAGACCATGGATACAAGCCTTTTTCAACAGTGTCATCGTTTCAGCAGGATCTACCGTTCTGATGATGGTGACTGGCGTCATGGTAGCGTATGCGTTAGCAAAAATGAACTTTAAAGGTCGAGAAACCGTTAATAATCTTATTTTGTTTCAAATGTTTTTCCCAGCCATCATTTTATTGGTTCCTACGTTTTTAATTGTACAAAATGTAGGTCTATATGATACGTACTGGGCGATGATCATTCCAAAGGCAATGAGCTTATGGGCGGTCTTTATGTACACAAACTTCTTCCGAGCGATTCCGGATACATTTATTGAAGCGGCGAAACTAGATGGGGCGTCTAATCTGCAAATCATGTTTAAGGTCGTCCTGCCGATGTCAAAATCAATCACAGCTGTTATTTTCTTATTCTTGTTCATGGAAAGATGGACAGAGTTATTATGGGATATGCTTGTTGTTCGAAGTGATCAAATGCTTACACTGAACGTTCTATTATCGCAAATGTTTGGTCCATATGGAGGCTATCCAGGCCCAATGTATGCTGCATCAGTGTTGTTAACATTGCCAATTATTATTCTGTTCCTTTTCTTTGCGAAGAAATTCCAAGAGGGAATGCAGTTTACCCTTAAATAA
- a CDS encoding carbohydrate ABC transporter permease, translating into MRTTKSNGLGWLFASPYLIYAIIFFAIPLVWSLYLSATDWDLISPEINFEGISNYIKALQSPGVQAAFFVTFKFMAVFVPLVIVSSIIVAAIIHGLPKFKGIFLIGFFLPYLASGVVSSLIVKGLLSYNSPVNAFLRTKLGLDIDWLGSPFSALCVVAVIIAWKFTGYYALILTSGFESINSEIYEAAAIDGVSPWQRFWKITLPLLYPAIYTVLILSIGVTFGIFTEVYQLTGGGPNYATNTWQMEIFTQAFKNLQAGYASAVAIIASVVTFISIFVIRKLLEMWGKRNGWV; encoded by the coding sequence ATGAGAACAACTAAGAGTAATGGATTGGGCTGGCTATTTGCCAGTCCATACCTTATCTATGCAATTATTTTCTTTGCCATTCCGCTCGTGTGGTCATTGTATTTATCGGCAACCGATTGGGATTTAATATCACCAGAAATTAATTTTGAGGGCATTTCTAACTACATCAAAGCACTTCAGTCACCAGGAGTTCAAGCTGCTTTCTTTGTAACCTTTAAATTTATGGCAGTATTTGTACCACTGGTTATTGTCTCATCAATCATTGTTGCGGCAATTATTCATGGATTGCCTAAATTTAAAGGTATTTTTTTAATCGGATTTTTCCTTCCGTATTTAGCATCTGGTGTTGTTTCGTCATTAATCGTAAAAGGGCTCCTTTCTTACAATAGTCCGGTTAATGCATTTTTAAGGACAAAGCTCGGACTTGATATCGACTGGTTAGGATCACCGTTCTCAGCGTTATGTGTAGTAGCCGTTATTATCGCTTGGAAGTTTACAGGGTATTATGCCTTAATTTTAACATCAGGCTTTGAAAGTATTAATTCGGAAATTTACGAAGCAGCCGCCATTGATGGTGTTTCACCTTGGCAACGTTTTTGGAAAATTACTCTTCCGTTACTTTATCCAGCGATTTATACCGTTTTGATTTTATCAATAGGTGTGACATTTGGGATTTTCACAGAGGTTTATCAATTAACAGGTGGAGGACCAAATTACGCAACTAATACATGGCAAATGGAAATCTTTACACAAGCGTTTAAAAATCTTCAGGCTGGTTATGCGTCAGCAGTTGCAATTATTGCATCAGTTGTTACGTTTATTTCTATTTTTGTTATTCGAAAATTATTAGAAATGTGGGGGAAACGCAATGGTTGGGTCTAA
- a CDS encoding ABC transporter substrate-binding protein, which translates to MNRALKKGASLLFAATMAVSVLSGCGNKGTEQGAGNDGVTTIEFWAAPNPTQQVYWEAVAKEFEKENPEIKVNVSAIKESPSSEASIQSAIAGKSAPTMSENINRGFAAQLAESKALVPLNELEGWDEIVSARHMTETVKGWTFADGNQYVLPIYSNPMLFGWRLDILKELGVNEPPKTYSEMLDVAKKLKEKYPEKYVWAKADLADPTAWKRWFDFFMLYDAASEGNNFIEGNNFVADDKAGINVLTFIDNLRKEDALLAKQVTDPFETGLGIFTDIGPWTFTYWAEKFPEMKYGETFTLAAPPVPDGMSTENVKTFADTKGLVIYASATDEQKKAAMEFMKWIYSDPKNDLEWLEKTSLPPARDDLATNEAFTTFFEKNPVLQPYAEAVPNAIPSIDNAKYNELQTYIGQHAVNPVVKGEVDPEKGWNEMKKAIEGDLK; encoded by the coding sequence ATGAATCGTGCATTGAAAAAAGGCGCATCATTATTATTCGCAGCAACAATGGCAGTATCTGTTTTATCAGGTTGTGGAAATAAAGGCACAGAGCAAGGTGCTGGAAATGACGGTGTAACTACCATTGAATTCTGGGCGGCTCCAAACCCGACTCAGCAAGTTTATTGGGAAGCAGTAGCGAAGGAATTCGAAAAGGAAAATCCTGAGATTAAGGTCAATGTAAGTGCGATTAAAGAGAGTCCTTCATCAGAAGCTAGTATTCAATCAGCAATTGCAGGGAAAAGTGCTCCAACGATGTCAGAAAATATTAATCGTGGGTTTGCTGCACAGCTTGCAGAAAGTAAAGCACTAGTACCATTAAATGAATTAGAAGGCTGGGATGAGATTGTTTCTGCTCGTCATATGACAGAAACCGTTAAGGGCTGGACGTTTGCTGATGGCAATCAATATGTTCTTCCAATTTACTCGAATCCAATGCTGTTTGGATGGAGACTTGATATTTTAAAAGAATTAGGTGTGAATGAACCGCCTAAAACATATAGTGAAATGCTTGATGTTGCGAAGAAGCTTAAGGAAAAATATCCGGAAAAATATGTGTGGGCAAAAGCGGATTTAGCTGACCCAACAGCATGGAAGAGATGGTTTGACTTCTTTATGCTTTATGATGCGGCGTCAGAAGGAAATAACTTTATTGAAGGTAACAATTTTGTGGCTGATGATAAGGCGGGAATAAATGTTTTAACATTTATAGATAATTTACGAAAAGAAGATGCATTATTAGCAAAACAAGTAACAGATCCATTTGAAACGGGCTTAGGAATTTTCACAGACATTGGACCGTGGACATTCACCTACTGGGCTGAGAAATTCCCGGAAATGAAATATGGTGAAACCTTTACACTTGCAGCACCTCCAGTTCCAGATGGTATGTCAACTGAAAATGTAAAAACATTCGCTGATACTAAAGGGTTAGTTATTTATGCATCTGCGACAGATGAACAAAAGAAAGCGGCAATGGAATTTATGAAATGGATTTATTCAGATCCTAAGAATGACCTAGAGTGGTTAGAAAAAACAAGCTTGCCGCCAGCTCGTGATGACTTAGCAACTAATGAAGCATTTACAACGTTCTTTGAAAAAAATCCAGTATTACAGCCGTATGCAGAGGCTGTACCAAATGCCATTCCTTCAATTGACAATGCGAAATACAATGAGTTACAAACATATATCGGACAGCACGCAGTAAACCCAGTTGTTAAGGGGGAGGTAGATCCTGAAAAAGGCTGGAATGAGATGAAAAAGGCCATTGAGGGGGATCTCAAGTAA
- a CDS encoding LacI family DNA-binding transcriptional regulator, which translates to MAKKITMQDIADRLQISKNSVSQALSGKPGVSEETRRIVETAARELGYEYTSVRNQLQKSEQNKTFALIASEFAFSLKSFFGEIYLSIERELSKQGIHLLIQPISEHAISERQLPSFVQNKSVDGILILSHLSTDYINEILSTNIPTILIDHHHPHINADAILTNNRFGAYTAVEHLLKLGHRKIGFVGNTSYSPSYYERLEGYRLALHHHEIKIDPTFILSDVLEEDEDLRISMSKLPKQPTAWFCVNDGFGFLVCSYLYHAGIKIPDQISVCNFDNGQLSQISNPKITTMDIDLKLYGIKAVEQLIWRINNKDAVYQEILLPTTLIKRASTGPVLTRD; encoded by the coding sequence ATGGCAAAAAAGATCACGATGCAGGATATCGCAGATCGTTTACAAATATCAAAGAATTCTGTTTCACAAGCTCTATCTGGAAAACCAGGGGTAAGTGAGGAAACAAGAAGGATAGTCGAAACTGCTGCTAGAGAGCTAGGCTATGAATATACATCCGTCCGAAATCAATTACAGAAAAGTGAACAAAATAAGACTTTTGCACTCATCGCATCCGAATTTGCCTTCTCACTTAAAAGCTTTTTTGGAGAAATCTATTTAAGTATTGAGAGAGAGCTCTCGAAGCAAGGGATTCATTTATTAATCCAGCCCATCAGTGAGCATGCCATTTCCGAACGTCAATTACCGTCATTTGTTCAAAATAAATCGGTTGATGGAATTTTAATTCTATCTCATTTAAGTACAGACTATATTAATGAAATCCTTTCAACTAACATTCCTACAATCTTAATCGACCATCATCATCCTCATATTAACGCAGATGCGATCCTAACGAATAATCGCTTCGGTGCTTATACTGCAGTTGAACACTTGTTGAAGTTAGGCCATAGGAAGATTGGGTTTGTCGGAAATACCTCCTATTCACCAAGCTATTATGAGAGATTAGAGGGCTACCGTTTAGCATTACATCACCACGAAATAAAGATTGATCCAACCTTTATTCTATCTGATGTCCTTGAGGAAGATGAGGATCTTCGCATCTCCATGAGCAAATTACCTAAACAGCCCACTGCATGGTTTTGTGTAAACGATGGATTTGGATTTCTTGTTTGCTCCTACCTCTACCACGCTGGCATCAAAATTCCCGACCAAATCTCGGTATGTAATTTTGACAATGGACAACTTTCACAAATATCCAATCCAAAAATAACAACAATGGATATTGATCTAAAGCTCTATGGAATAAAAGCAGTCGAACAATTAATCTGGAGAATCAACAACAAAGACGCTGTTTATCAAGAAATTCTATTACCAACTACTTTAATAAAGAGAGCTTCGACCGGTCCTGTTCTTACGCGGGACTGA
- a CDS encoding helix-turn-helix domain-containing protein — translation MQESNDDQCLDYKVKTSVSDSDDREYLNKLGIENISMLQKMEKGDRDRTLAILKELEGVTIRQLSRVTGISKSVIQRAS, via the coding sequence ATGCAAGAATCTAATGATGATCAATGTTTAGATTACAAAGTAAAAACTAGTGTATCCGATAGTGATGATAGAGAGTATCTGAATAAATTAGGGATTGAAAATATTAGTATGTTACAAAAAATGGAGAAAGGAGATAGAGACCGTACTTTAGCCATACTTAAGGAATTGGAAGGTGTGACCATAAGGCAGTTATCAAGAGTAACAGGAATATCCAAAAGTGTTATTCAACGTGCTAGTTGA
- a CDS encoding 2OG-Fe(II) oxygenase, producing the protein MLLDNPSLMTKEQTIFNHSGSEIKLKDREIDIVTRLEKPLVLVLGNVLSNQECDELIQLSKDKVQRSKIGAAREVNNIRTSSSMFFEESENELVHQIEMRISDIMGLSIEYAEGLQILKYLPGQEYKAHHDYFASTSRASKNNRISTLIMYLNDVEEGGETYFPKLGFSVSPKKGMAVYFEYFYKNTELNDLTLHGGAPVVKGEKWVATQWMRKQKVR; encoded by the coding sequence ATGTTACTAGATAATCCATCTTTAATGACCAAAGAACAAACGATTTTTAATCATTCGGGGAGCGAAATTAAATTAAAAGATAGAGAGATTGATATTGTCACCCGTTTAGAAAAGCCTCTCGTTCTAGTTTTAGGGAATGTCCTAAGTAACCAAGAATGTGACGAACTCATACAACTATCTAAAGATAAAGTGCAACGCTCAAAAATTGGCGCTGCACGTGAAGTAAACAACATTAGAACGAGCAGCAGCATGTTTTTTGAAGAAAGCGAAAACGAACTTGTACATCAAATTGAAATGAGAATTTCTGATATAATGGGTTTATCCATTGAGTACGCTGAAGGCCTTCAAATTTTAAAATACTTACCTGGCCAAGAATATAAAGCACATCACGATTATTTCGCTTCTACCAGCAGAGCATCTAAAAATAATCGCATTAGTACATTAATTATGTACTTAAATGATGTCGAAGAAGGTGGAGAAACTTATTTTCCTAAGTTAGGTTTTTCGGTATCTCCCAAAAAAGGAATGGCTGTGTACTTTGAATATTTTTATAAGAATACCGAACTTAACGACCTTACCCTTCACGGAGGAGCACCTGTTGTTAAAGGAGAAAAATGGGTAGCTACTCAGTGGATGCGTAAACAAAAAGTTCGATAA
- a CDS encoding SurA N-terminal domain-containing protein, giving the protein MKKIMFTLITGLMAVVLAACGGNEESKEAKNDDKVKTAETDQQKEQQKLMEEMQKKLEGQQVDEKKIVAIVNDKEILGSDYNSALASIQGQMQQMGQDPTSKEAAEQVKKQTIDSLVGQTLLLQEADKKGYKASEVDINKQLDETKKQFKTEKEFKTALKKSGMGMKTLETQIADDIKLKQYVEKEATAGEITDEEIQKTYDQYAEQGKSTGQEVPKFEEVKPQIEQSIHQQKQHEKLAQQVEELKKNAKIDIKI; this is encoded by the coding sequence ATGAAAAAAATAATGTTTACATTAATAACCGGTCTAATGGCCGTTGTTTTAGCAGCATGCGGAGGAAATGAAGAAAGTAAAGAAGCTAAAAATGATGATAAAGTAAAAACAGCGGAAACCGATCAGCAGAAGGAACAGCAAAAGCTAATGGAAGAAATGCAAAAGAAATTAGAAGGACAGCAAGTAGATGAAAAGAAAATTGTTGCCATAGTGAATGATAAAGAAATTTTAGGAAGCGACTATAATAGCGCCTTAGCATCTATACAAGGACAAATGCAGCAAATGGGCCAAGATCCGACTTCTAAAGAAGCTGCAGAGCAAGTGAAAAAACAAACAATTGACAGCTTAGTCGGACAAACTCTTCTTCTTCAAGAGGCAGATAAAAAAGGCTATAAAGCTTCAGAGGTAGATATTAATAAGCAGCTGGACGAAACGAAAAAACAATTTAAAACAGAAAAAGAATTCAAAACCGCTCTTAAAAAATCCGGCATGGGTATGAAAACACTTGAAACTCAAATAGCTGACGATATTAAACTTAAACAGTACGTTGAGAAAGAAGCCACGGCTGGTGAAATAACCGATGAAGAAATTCAAAAAACGTATGATCAATATGCGGAACAAGGAAAGAGCACTGGACAAGAAGTTCCAAAGTTTGAAGAAGTAAAACCACAAATCGAACAATCTATTCATCAGCAAAAACAGCATGAAAAACTCGCTCAGCAGGTTGAAGAGTTAAAGAAAAATGCGAAGATTGATATTAAGATTTAA
- a CDS encoding 6-bladed beta-propeller — MYESLVVGNSSLNLEVESGWGLLPEGISYGYTHGVCVDSNDNVYVFNTSKDAVIVFDHEGNFVDSWGEEFEGGAHGFYLHKDVDGQEYFYITDTARALMVKTTLKGEVLLEVGEPNLPDIYDEERRYIPTDVCVAPNGDIYISDGYGQYYVHHYDAKGNYIRSWGGRGSEPGKLLEPHGISINLRGSDPEIYVADRRNHRIQVFSLDGEHKRFIDKDLDLPCSFYFFGKDIYIPDLNSRVTILDEHDRLVCHLGEDQQAYKQKGWPNLPKTYFRTNRFSSPHGVCVNSHGDVYVVEWISDGRVTKLSNTR, encoded by the coding sequence ATGTATGAAAGTTTAGTAGTTGGGAACAGTTCACTCAATTTAGAGGTAGAATCTGGATGGGGTCTACTTCCAGAAGGTATTTCTTATGGATATACCCATGGAGTCTGTGTCGATTCAAATGACAATGTGTATGTATTTAATACTAGTAAAGATGCGGTTATCGTATTTGATCATGAAGGGAATTTCGTAGACTCCTGGGGTGAAGAATTTGAAGGTGGTGCCCATGGTTTTTATCTTCATAAAGATGTGGACGGTCAAGAGTATTTTTATATTACAGATACTGCGCGTGCCCTAATGGTAAAAACAACCCTAAAAGGGGAAGTACTCCTTGAGGTGGGTGAGCCTAACCTCCCTGATATTTATGATGAAGAGCGACGATATATCCCAACAGATGTTTGTGTAGCACCTAACGGGGATATTTATATTAGTGATGGGTATGGTCAATATTATGTTCACCATTATGATGCAAAGGGAAATTATATTCGTTCATGGGGAGGACGTGGGAGCGAACCTGGTAAACTATTGGAGCCCCATGGTATTTCTATTAATTTACGAGGCTCTGATCCTGAAATCTATGTTGCTGATAGAAGGAATCATCGGATCCAAGTTTTTTCTTTGGATGGTGAGCACAAGCGCTTTATAGATAAAGACTTAGACCTACCATGTAGTTTTTATTTCTTTGGAAAAGACATCTATATCCCTGATTTGAATAGCCGTGTGACAATACTTGATGAGCATGACCGTCTGGTATGTCATTTAGGAGAGGATCAACAAGCCTATAAGCAGAAGGGATGGCCTAATCTACCAAAAACCTATTTTAGAACAAATAGGTTTAGTTCTCCTCATGGTGTTTGTGTCAATTCACATGGCGATGTTTATGTTGTTGAGTGGATTTCGGATGGAAGAGTAACTAAGCTATCTAATACCCGATAG